Below is a genomic region from Algoriphagus halophilus.
TTCCTGATCAAAGAAGGGGTAGGGCCATGGGATTGGTCATGGCAGCATTTTCCGTAGCCTCGGTTTTGGGCGTTCCATTGGGCCTGTTTTTGGCAAGTCTTTCCAATTGGCATACTCCATTTTTTATTCTTACTGGTACTTCTTTGTTGAGCCTTGTCATGGTTTTTAAGTTTATTCCATCGATCAGGGATCATTTAGATCAAGGGTATTTGAGACCCAATCCCATGTTGGTGATATCCCGTGTAATTGGGGACTCCAATCAAATGAGGGCAATTTCCTTGTCTGTGATGATGATGTTTGGTCAGTTTATGATTATCCCATTCCTAAGTCCCTATACGGTATCAAATATTGGTTTTACAGAGATGCAGTTAACTTACATTTATATGGCAGGAGGAGCTTTTACTATTTTTACTTCTCCTTGGGTGGGTAAACTTTCTGACAAGTATGGTAAACTGAAGATTTTCACCATTTTCATGGCTTTGAATGTGGTGCCTATTGCAATCATAACCCACCTAGGAGTTACTCCGATCTTTTTTGTCCTAATGGTTTCCACACTATTTTTTGTGACCTCCAATGGTCGATTTGTGCCTGCCGCAGCCTTGATTACTGGAACGGCAAAACCTGAGAATAGAGGGAGTTTTTTGAGTTTTAATTCTGCAGTCCAACAAATGGCAACTGGGTTGGCGTCGCTTATTGCAGGGGTAATTATAGGGGAGAATACCGCTGGAGAACTCACTAATTTCAATTTGGTGGGCTATTTAGCAATCTTCTTTAGTTTACTTTGCATTCCTTTGGCCAGAAGGATAAAAGTAGTGAGTTGAGCTAGTTTAAGGCAGTTTGAATTAACCAAATAATTCAGGAAATTACCGGTGAAGGAATTACCCTCTAAAGAATGGAAAAAGGTACTTTACGATGTGCTAGATGCAATACAGAATTGAAAGGTACTTTTTGTTACAATTGTGGAGAAAAGCGGATTGAAGCGAAAGACAAAAATTTTATTCATTTTTTAGAAGAAGCTATTTCATCTGTGTTTGTGGCAGATGGCAAATTTTTTAAAACCATCAAGCTTCTGGTTACGAATCCCGGAGAATTGACAAAAAGTTTCGTCATTGGAATTCGAAAGGAATACCTAACTCCACTCCAACTTTTCTTCTTCGCAAACCTGATCTATTTCATTTTTCCTTTGATATCTACATTTAACACCTCGCTGGACGTTCAGATGCATCAATTACCATACAGTAATTCTATTCGTCCAATAGTAGAATCCTATATTCAAACCAATGATTTAGATATGGGGAATTTCCAAGCTGAGTTTGAAAAGGTATCCGCCTCCAATGGAAAACTATTGTTAATCGTGTTAGTAATTCTTCAAGGGCTATTTCTGAAAGTCATTTTCTGGAAGACTAAAAGGCTGTTTTTAGTGGACTTTCTTGCAGCCTCAGCATATTTTTATGGGTTTTATATACTTTTTGTATTGGTCTTATT
It encodes:
- a CDS encoding MFS transporter, which codes for MKNEKFLLWTLALINFIHIVDFMILMPLGPQLMRIFEISPREFGLLVSSYTFSAGISSFFGAFFLDRFDRKKILLWVYMGFTLATLACALSPSYSILLFARVLSGLFGGLTSALILAIIGDVIPDQRRGRAMGLVMAAFSVASVLGVPLGLFLASLSNWHTPFFILTGTSLLSLVMVFKFIPSIRDHLDQGYLRPNPMLVISRVIGDSNQMRAISLSVMMMFGQFMIIPFLSPYTVSNIGFTEMQLTYIYMAGGAFTIFTSPWVGKLSDKYGKLKIFTIFMALNVVPIAIITHLGVTPIFFVLMVSTLFFVTSNGRFVPAAALITGTAKPENRGSFLSFNSAVQQMATGLASLIAGVIIGENTAGELTNFNLVGYLAIFFSLLCIPLARRIKVVS
- a CDS encoding DUF3667 domain-containing protein, producing the protein MEKGTLRCARCNTELKGTFCYNCGEKRIEAKDKNFIHFLEEAISSVFVADGKFFKTIKLLVTNPGELTKSFVIGIRKEYLTPLQLFFFANLIYFIFPLISTFNTSLDVQMHQLPYSNSIRPIVESYIQTNDLDMGNFQAEFEKVSASNGKLLLIVLVILQGLFLKVIFWKTKRLFLVDFLAASAYFYGFYILFVLVLFPAIVILFSKIFDFSMSTLFNELTISIVFLLIIVFYMFFLIRKAFEVDNLGAIWRSVLLGLFIIPSFIIYRYILFWVTFWMVT